In Dryocola sp. LX212, the genomic stretch CGATGTAAGGTGCATATGATCGCGAACTATCCTGTTACTGAAGTTACTTTTGGCAGGGATCTTAATACTATGCGCATTGTCATAACCCAGGATTCTTCTATTGGAGGGGTTATGCAAGGTCAGATTGTATCTAACGCCATGTGGACAAAAGACCGTTGGTTGTATCAACCATGCTTCAATTTTCCACCAGTAACCATCTGTGCGGTAAGAGATTGCGCCATGGTAATTCAGCAGATCGTCCAGA encodes the following:
- a CDS encoding DUF6516 family protein, with amino-acid sequence MEWDDTGLDDLLNYHGAISYRTDGYWWKIEAWLIQPTVFCPHGVRYNLTLHNPSNRRILGYDNAHSIKIPAKSNFSNRIVRDHMHLTSQDKGRPYEYTTARKLMADFFTSVDEVINLLEGKNR